A stretch of the bacterium genome encodes the following:
- a CDS encoding LysM peptidoglycan-binding domain-containing protein, giving the protein MKFFKERQSALASGLAAIIIIVVGIFLFNANTGKITDKEKTPETTSTKTENKSNSNQEGNRDGKGKKTVTYHVNSGDSLSSIAKSFYGDGNKWTLLAKTNKLANPSVIHVGNVLTIPSASAAIAAVPQTYTVVRGDNLWDLASRFYGSGYQWFKIRDANKDKVGTLANGRPLITPGLALKIPAN; this is encoded by the coding sequence ATGAAGTTTTTTAAGGAAAGACAGTCTGCTTTAGCTTCAGGTCTGGCCGCAATTATCATTATCGTGGTTGGGATTTTTCTCTTCAATGCTAATACAGGCAAAATCACGGACAAAGAAAAAACTCCGGAAACAACCAGTACCAAAACTGAAAACAAATCAAACTCAAACCAAGAAGGAAACCGAGATGGGAAAGGCAAAAAAACTGTCACTTATCATGTCAATTCTGGCGACAGTCTTTCTTCTATTGCCAAGAGTTTCTACGGTGACGGTAACAAATGGACTCTCCTCGCCAAGACCAACAAACTAGCCAATCCAAGTGTAATTCACGTGGGAAATGTTTTGACTATCCCCAGCGCTTCAGCAGCAATAGCAGCAGTGCCACAAACCTACACCGTGGTCCGCGGTGACAATCTTTGGGATCTGGCAAGCCGCTTCTATGGAAGTGGTTACCAATGGTTCAAGATTCGCGATGCCAACAAAGACAAGGTTGGGACCCTAGCCAACGGTCGACCTCTGATCACACCCGGTCTGGCTCTGAAAATTCCCGCTAACTGA
- a CDS encoding phosphoribosyltransferase family protein — MPIQWGVDAFEVEMLRESIQRFAISHHDSPIRLTAVESNYYCNLRLLSLHPNFASSIGKLLAPAVIRMRPDAVGGKESGAIPVTAALTAAARDMGAVIPSFFVRRESKTHGLKEEKTISASVADDGGPLLRPGCRVVLIEDTVTTASSLLYTAEIVRGEGAEVVGVATVVERHERGGDRIRESGVPFVRLFYTDENGAVRVDEELHKRVR; from the coding sequence ATGCCGATTCAGTGGGGAGTTGATGCTTTTGAAGTCGAGATGTTGCGGGAGAGCATTCAGAGGTTTGCGATTAGCCACCACGACAGTCCAATTCGCTTGACTGCGGTAGAAAGCAACTATTACTGCAACCTGCGACTGCTCAGTCTGCACCCAAACTTTGCCTCAAGCATTGGCAAACTGCTAGCCCCAGCGGTGATAAGGATGCGGCCAGACGCCGTCGGTGGTAAAGAGTCAGGGGCAATTCCAGTTACCGCCGCACTTACTGCTGCGGCTCGTGACATGGGTGCGGTCATTCCCAGCTTTTTCGTGCGTCGAGAGAGTAAAACCCACGGTCTTAAGGAAGAGAAGACGATCTCGGCTTCGGTGGCTGACGACGGCGGACCACTTTTGCGTCCCGGTTGTCGGGTCGTCTTGATCGAAGATACGGTCACAACCGCCTCTTCCTTGCTCTATACCGCAGAAATAGTACGAGGAGAAGGAGCTGAGGTGGTTGGTGTGGCTACTGTAGTTGAACGCCACGAGCGGGGAGGGGATAGAATCAGGGAGTCTGGGGTGCCTTTCGTGCGTTTGTTCTACACTGACGAGAATGGAGCTGTCCGTGTCGACGAAGAGCTCCATAAACGGGTGAGATAG
- the polX gene encoding DNA polymerase/3'-5' exonuclease PolX: MSYNFSNKEVADLFRNISAVYQIKNMNSFQIRAYDLAADSVEHTNSEIKDLWETAQLDDVPGLGKSLRGYLNELFSTGKVKHFEQVSKGVPPNLFEFLKIPGVGPKTALKIAEAKVEDINDLEEKIKKDKLVKEFSGKSLANLLRGVEEYKRKSDRILLPVAGEIAKGVIEHLKKHSSVKEAHTLGSLRRRLATVGDIDISVASNKPEEVVAHFAKTPGISHVVEAGDKTSTIALKNGIRVDLMVQPPELYGNLLQHFTGGKNHNIKVRSLALKKGYSVSDNGTKEVKTGELHKFTKEEEVYHLLGMDYPAPELREDQGEIEAALEHKLPKLVELQDIKGDLHSHSTWSDGREVIEIMAKKAKELGREYLVMSDHSYPNLLDFKKRIEEIEQVNSSVKGIRVISGLEVNINADMTLQVPDSILEMHEVILVSIHSAFRQSKEEMTERIITALEHPLVNILCHPTARMLLEREGIEAEWEIIFKKAQELGKIIEINAFPNRLDLPDNLVRLAKDSGVKFSIDTDAHHSSHLNLMEYGVSVARRGWCEKGDIINTLSLPEIKRILKRIK, encoded by the coding sequence ATGTCCTACAATTTTTCCAACAAAGAAGTTGCTGATCTTTTTCGCAATATTTCTGCTGTCTATCAAATCAAAAATATGAATTCTTTCCAAATTCGGGCTTATGATTTGGCGGCTGATAGTGTGGAGCATACCAATTCTGAGATCAAGGACCTTTGGGAAACCGCTCAGCTCGATGATGTCCCAGGTTTGGGGAAAAGTTTGCGCGGCTATCTCAATGAACTTTTCAGTACGGGAAAAGTCAAGCACTTTGAGCAAGTTTCCAAAGGTGTTCCACCTAACCTCTTTGAGTTTCTAAAGATTCCGGGAGTTGGGCCAAAAACTGCGCTCAAAATAGCCGAAGCAAAGGTCGAAGACATCAATGATTTGGAAGAAAAAATTAAAAAAGACAAACTCGTGAAAGAGTTTAGCGGCAAATCCTTGGCCAACCTTCTTCGGGGAGTTGAGGAGTACAAACGCAAGAGTGATCGAATTCTTCTTCCGGTGGCCGGGGAAATAGCTAAGGGTGTCATCGAGCATTTGAAAAAACACTCTTCGGTAAAAGAGGCCCATACTCTCGGCAGTTTAAGACGTAGGCTAGCTACAGTTGGAGATATTGATATTTCGGTAGCCTCAAATAAACCAGAAGAAGTAGTTGCTCATTTTGCCAAAACACCAGGCATCTCCCATGTTGTTGAGGCAGGAGATAAAACTAGCACTATTGCTTTAAAAAACGGTATCCGAGTTGATCTCATGGTCCAACCACCTGAGCTTTATGGGAACCTTTTGCAGCACTTTACGGGTGGAAAAAATCACAATATAAAAGTGCGTTCCTTGGCTCTCAAAAAAGGCTACTCGGTTTCCGATAACGGTACGAAAGAGGTAAAAACCGGCGAACTGCACAAGTTCACCAAAGAAGAAGAAGTTTACCACTTGCTTGGAATGGACTACCCAGCTCCAGAACTGCGAGAAGATCAAGGTGAGATTGAAGCCGCGCTTGAACACAAACTGCCAAAATTAGTTGAATTGCAAGATATAAAAGGGGATTTACATAGCCACTCAACTTGGAGTGATGGTCGAGAAGTAATTGAAATTATGGCCAAAAAGGCCAAAGAACTAGGCAGAGAGTATCTGGTTATGTCAGATCATTCTTATCCAAATTTACTTGACTTTAAAAAACGTATTGAAGAAATAGAACAGGTAAATAGTTCAGTGAAAGGAATAAGAGTAATTTCTGGACTCGAAGTAAACATAAATGCTGATATGACGCTACAAGTTCCTGATTCAATTTTGGAGATGCATGAGGTCATTCTCGTTTCTATTCATTCTGCTTTTCGCCAATCCAAAGAAGAAATGACCGAAAGGATTATTACTGCTTTGGAGCACCCGCTGGTGAACATTCTCTGTCACCCAACTGCAAGAATGCTTCTCGAAAGGGAAGGAATCGAGGCTGAATGGGAAATAATTTTTAAAAAGGCGCAGGAGCTGGGAAAAATCATTGAAATCAACGCTTTTCCCAATCGTCTGGATCTTCCTGACAACCTAGTGAGGTTGGCTAAGGACAGCGGAGTCAAATTTTCAATTGATACCGATGCTCACCACAGCTCGCACTTAAACTTGATGGAATATGGAGTTTCTGTCGCTAGGCGCGGTTGGTGCGAAAAGGGAGACATCATAAACACCTTGTCACTACCTGAAATAAAGCGTATACTCAAAAGGATAAAATAG
- a CDS encoding NAD(P)/FAD-dependent oxidoreductase, producing MKESAQTEIVILGGGFGGVITAKYLLRKLLSGFHITLVDKHEYQDFHADLYEVASSWIEEDHRGKHDYHDIVGTVSLPYKDIFSDNKNITTLADEVVEIDLKRRKVKLSSEKILDYNYLVVALGSESNFFGIPNLEEHSFALKSVDDAMNLRNEIEERFFDPNPELNILIGGGGFTGVELAAELTNFIGKICKNKNLPQTGVTITILEATEGLLGGAEDWSKKLTQKRLEKLGVKVRLNSPIKNVTKTHVELANQEKLSYDILVWTAGVKGNHILAKTEGFEITKMGSIVVDKYLKAKNLDNVFALGDAATYFEENSKPAPPTAQKAIHEGKLVASNLANQLLDYPLLPYKSKKPTFMIPLGGKYALGKIGPVKFTGLAGWIVRELIALRYFSTILPFSVAFDLWLDGVRVFERNDS from the coding sequence ATGAAAGAATCTGCTCAAACTGAAATAGTGATCTTAGGAGGCGGCTTTGGCGGTGTGATCACTGCCAAATACTTACTGCGCAAACTTCTTTCTGGCTTTCACATTACCTTAGTGGACAAACACGAATATCAGGATTTCCACGCTGATCTTTATGAAGTTGCTAGTTCCTGGATCGAGGAAGACCATCGTGGCAAACACGATTATCACGATATAGTTGGAACTGTCAGCTTACCTTACAAGGACATTTTCTCTGACAACAAAAATATCACAACCTTGGCTGATGAAGTAGTTGAAATTGACTTAAAGAGACGGAAAGTTAAACTCTCTTCGGAGAAAATTCTTGACTATAATTATTTAGTAGTGGCTCTTGGTTCGGAATCGAATTTTTTTGGAATCCCAAACCTAGAGGAACATTCCTTTGCCCTCAAATCAGTCGATGATGCCATGAATCTTCGTAACGAGATCGAAGAAAGGTTTTTTGATCCCAACCCCGAACTTAATATTCTCATCGGTGGTGGGGGTTTTACTGGAGTTGAACTGGCAGCAGAACTGACCAATTTTATTGGTAAAATCTGCAAAAATAAGAACCTGCCTCAAACCGGTGTCACAATCACTATTCTTGAGGCAACTGAGGGCCTTCTCGGAGGTGCAGAAGACTGGTCGAAAAAACTAACTCAAAAGCGTCTGGAAAAACTTGGTGTCAAGGTCAGGCTAAATTCACCAATTAAAAACGTAACAAAAACCCATGTGGAACTTGCTAACCAAGAAAAGCTTAGTTACGACATTCTGGTTTGGACTGCCGGAGTGAAGGGAAATCACATTTTAGCCAAAACCGAAGGCTTTGAGATCACAAAAATGGGTTCAATTGTGGTTGATAAGTATCTGAAAGCAAAAAATCTCGACAATGTTTTCGCTCTCGGGGATGCAGCAACTTATTTTGAAGAAAACAGCAAACCTGCTCCCCCAACTGCCCAAAAGGCAATCCACGAGGGCAAACTAGTTGCCAGCAACTTAGCAAACCAACTTCTTGATTACCCACTACTGCCTTACAAAAGCAAAAAACCTACTTTTATGATTCCTTTGGGTGGGAAATACGCACTTGGAAAAATCGGTCCGGTGAAATTCACAGGTTTGGCTGGTTGGATCGTCCGAGAACTCATTGCTTTACGCTATTTTTCTACTATCTTACCTTTCTCAGTAGCCTTTGACCTTTGGCTTGATGGCGTCCGGGTCTTTGAACGTAATGACAGCTAA
- the pyrF gene encoding orotidine-5'-phosphate decarboxylase translates to MSSYLQKLAAKAEVGKRLCVGVDPDTKKIPEGVSVGDFCLRIVRATVRHAAVFKVNVAFFEALGESGWPTLKSVIDEIHRLDSEMPIIGDAKRGDIGNTNRAYVEALFGQLGFDAVTLHNYLGWKGAGQVFTDCDDRGFYVLCRTTNPGAPEFQDLPCILTGDSLISGVEQKIPGQQIVPLYQVVAHKVATGWNGTGNCGLVVGATYPEELAQVRKIAPQLPFLIPGVGAQGGDLERAVEGAFSTDLPADFVVNVSSAVLYAYLSDQFKADPANFAEAAARAAEFYSSEIERIRSAHAALVSLGSST, encoded by the coding sequence GTGAGTAGTTATCTTCAGAAACTGGCAGCCAAAGCGGAGGTTGGCAAACGTCTCTGTGTTGGGGTTGATCCTGACACGAAGAAGATCCCTGAGGGAGTCAGTGTTGGCGACTTCTGTCTCAGGATCGTCCGTGCGACTGTTCGTCACGCAGCAGTCTTCAAGGTCAACGTCGCCTTCTTCGAGGCCCTCGGAGAATCTGGTTGGCCAACGCTGAAGTCTGTTATCGACGAGATTCACCGCCTCGATTCAGAGATGCCAATTATCGGCGACGCCAAACGTGGCGACATCGGCAATACCAACAGGGCCTACGTCGAAGCCCTCTTCGGCCAGCTCGGTTTCGATGCCGTTACTCTCCACAACTACCTGGGGTGGAAGGGCGCGGGACAAGTCTTTACAGACTGCGATGACCGTGGCTTCTACGTGCTCTGCCGCACAACCAACCCAGGAGCGCCCGAATTCCAGGACCTACCCTGCATTCTCACCGGGGATTCTCTGATTTCAGGAGTCGAGCAGAAGATACCTGGTCAGCAGATCGTGCCACTCTATCAGGTGGTAGCTCACAAGGTTGCCACTGGGTGGAATGGTACCGGCAACTGTGGTCTAGTGGTCGGGGCGACCTATCCGGAGGAGTTGGCGCAGGTTCGCAAGATTGCACCACAACTGCCGTTCCTTATCCCTGGTGTCGGTGCGCAAGGAGGCGACCTTGAGAGAGCGGTCGAGGGCGCGTTCAGTACTGACCTACCTGCTGACTTCGTCGTCAATGTGAGCAGCGCTGTGCTCTACGCCTACCTGAGCGACCAGTTCAAGGCGGACCCGGCGAATTTCGCCGAGGCGGCAGCGCGGGCGGCGGAGTTCTACTCGTCGGAGATCGAGAGGATCAGAAGTGCCCACGCGGCTTTGGTATCTCTCGGTTCGTCGACCTGA
- the gatA gene encoding Asp-tRNA(Asn)/Glu-tRNA(Gln) amidotransferase subunit GatA, which translates to MSNLTNLTIKQVEEGLNKRDFTSLEITKDHLEKISKLDKKIGAYLTVSEELALEQAKKADQLRKDKGLVCWLTGVPAAVKDIISTKGIRTTAASKILEDYIPVYNSTAYARLEQVHAVLLGKTNLDEFAMGGSTENSALGKTVNPWDFEKVPGGSSGGSAAAVATEQAVFALGTDTGGSIRQPASFCNLVGLKPTYGRVSRYGVLAMASSLDQVGPITKTVEDAALVLNIIGGYDKYDSTSAKKQLPDFSKNLASSIKGLKVGVPKEFFGEGLQTEVKNVVESALKKIEKLGADLVEVSLPATKEAIGIYYLIMPSEVSANMARYDGIRFGKGRENFGPEVKRRIMLGTYALSSGYYDAYYLKAAKVRRVLFEQFQEVFKKVDIIAGPTSPVLPFKFGERSHDPLSMYLADIYTVTANLVGIPALSVPAGFTSGLPVGLQLQAAHWEEEKILKLAHAFEQETAYYKQKPELE; encoded by the coding sequence ATGAGTAATTTAACCAATTTGACAATCAAACAAGTCGAAGAAGGTTTAAACAAAAGAGACTTCACCTCGTTGGAAATCACCAAAGACCATCTGGAAAAAATTTCCAAGCTCGATAAAAAAATTGGGGCTTATTTGACTGTTAGCGAGGAGCTGGCCCTAGAACAAGCCAAAAAGGCAGACCAACTTCGCAAGGATAAGGGTCTAGTTTGTTGGTTAACCGGTGTTCCAGCTGCAGTCAAAGACATCATCAGTACCAAGGGTATCCGGACCACTGCTGCCTCCAAAATTCTTGAAGACTATATTCCGGTTTACAACTCAACTGCTTACGCACGACTGGAGCAAGTGCACGCAGTTTTGCTTGGAAAAACAAATTTGGATGAGTTTGCCATGGGTGGTTCAACCGAAAACTCAGCTTTGGGTAAAACAGTCAATCCTTGGGATTTTGAGAAAGTTCCAGGAGGGTCAAGTGGAGGCTCGGCGGCGGCTGTTGCAACAGAGCAGGCAGTTTTTGCGCTTGGGACAGACACCGGTGGTAGTATTCGTCAGCCAGCATCGTTTTGTAACTTGGTTGGGCTTAAACCAACCTACGGACGAGTGAGCCGATATGGAGTCCTAGCAATGGCTTCTTCGCTCGACCAAGTGGGACCAATCACGAAAACTGTTGAGGATGCAGCACTGGTGCTAAACATAATCGGTGGTTATGACAAGTACGATTCAACAAGCGCGAAAAAACAACTACCTGATTTCAGCAAAAATCTTGCTTCCTCAATTAAAGGTTTGAAAGTGGGTGTTCCAAAAGAATTTTTCGGGGAGGGTTTGCAGACTGAAGTAAAAAATGTCGTTGAGTCGGCTTTGAAAAAAATAGAAAAATTGGGCGCTGATCTAGTGGAAGTTAGTCTACCTGCAACTAAGGAAGCGATTGGAATTTATTATTTGATCATGCCTTCTGAGGTCAGTGCCAACATGGCTCGTTACGACGGAATTCGTTTTGGAAAAGGGCGAGAGAATTTTGGTCCGGAAGTAAAGCGCCGGATTATGCTCGGAACTTATGCCCTTTCCTCGGGTTATTATGATGCCTATTATCTCAAAGCTGCCAAAGTGCGTCGAGTCCTTTTTGAGCAGTTCCAAGAAGTTTTCAAAAAGGTTGACATCATTGCAGGCCCGACTAGCCCGGTTTTGCCGTTTAAATTTGGAGAGAGAAGCCACGACCCGCTGAGTATGTATCTGGCCGATATCTACACTGTAACCGCGAATTTAGTTGGAATTCCAGCCCTTTCAGTCCCAGCCGGCTTTACCTCTGGCCTGCCGGTAGGTTTACAGCTGCAGGCGGCCCACTGGGAAGAGGAAAAAATACTGAAACTGGCTCACGCCTTTGAACAAGAAACAGCTTATTACAAACAAAAGCCGGAGCTTGAATAA
- a CDS encoding O-antigen ligase family protein, protein MKTTKWLLFFTSLSLPLYIVRCKNFDFCQTFSPLPFTLLEVFILATFVSWIVWKYKEMSAGTDSWQKLLQRLQGPIFLPLGVFLLSALVGALISADLRGGLGVFKAYFLEGFFLYLVSLDYLLLTKKFRLFLLGLVLAATWVAGLSVWQWLSQSNPFAPQELLRDRVSAVYTTSNAVGLFVGPLVPLTVGWFFLEFKRFHKSSLWKVLLIIVPNLFLGIWVSGSRGALLALPLAGLFLFLYWIFGKAIFRKNRFPKIYLAVTVFLFVGIATFFLNLNLLLPEGKIRNSVESRLCFWDGTKKLLADRPLQGSGLDAFRLEYPKYATCNREKNEYPHNIFLNFWTQIGLVGLLAFLWVTLLLVFELLRYREGVFLRIFLCASFVVIYTHGLVDVPFFKNDLSAQFWLLLAFGVFLTKARSSPSG, encoded by the coding sequence ATGAAGACAACTAAGTGGCTTTTATTTTTTACCTCACTTTCTTTGCCGCTCTACATCGTGCGGTGCAAAAACTTTGATTTTTGTCAGACTTTTTCTCCACTACCTTTTACTTTGTTGGAAGTTTTTATTTTGGCCACCTTCGTTTCTTGGATCGTTTGGAAGTACAAAGAGATGTCTGCCGGAACCGACAGTTGGCAGAAGCTCTTACAGAGGCTTCAAGGGCCTATATTTCTGCCTCTCGGGGTCTTCCTCTTGTCAGCTTTGGTTGGAGCGCTGATTTCAGCTGATTTACGAGGCGGTTTGGGGGTATTTAAAGCCTACTTTCTTGAAGGTTTTTTTCTCTATCTGGTCAGCCTTGATTATCTCCTCTTGACCAAGAAGTTTCGGCTTTTTCTTTTGGGTTTGGTTTTGGCCGCGACTTGGGTTGCGGGGCTTTCGGTTTGGCAGTGGCTAAGCCAGTCCAACCCTTTTGCTCCTCAAGAGCTGCTGCGCGATCGTGTCAGCGCAGTTTACACCACTTCGAACGCAGTGGGCTTGTTTGTCGGGCCGCTTGTTCCCTTGACTGTAGGTTGGTTTTTTCTTGAGTTTAAGAGGTTTCACAAGTCGTCACTTTGGAAAGTGCTCCTCATCATTGTGCCGAACCTTTTTCTGGGTATTTGGGTTTCAGGATCAAGAGGAGCTTTGTTGGCGCTGCCGCTTGCCGGCTTGTTCCTATTTCTCTATTGGATTTTCGGGAAAGCAATTTTTCGCAAAAACCGCTTTCCTAAAATTTATTTGGCGGTCACAGTTTTCTTGTTTGTTGGCATCGCGACTTTCTTTTTAAACTTAAACCTCCTTTTGCCGGAAGGAAAAATACGAAATTCTGTCGAATCAAGATTGTGTTTTTGGGACGGGACTAAGAAATTATTGGCTGACAGACCCCTACAAGGCAGTGGCTTAGATGCTTTCCGCCTTGAGTATCCGAAATATGCTACTTGTAATCGAGAGAAAAATGAGTATCCTCACAATATTTTCCTAAATTTTTGGACTCAGATTGGTTTGGTTGGTTTGCTGGCCTTTTTGTGGGTCACTTTGCTTCTGGTTTTTGAGCTTCTTAGATATAGGGAAGGGGTTTTCTTGCGGATTTTTCTCTGTGCAAGCTTTGTGGTCATCTACACCCACGGTTTGGTAGATGTACCTTTTTTTAAGAACGATCTTTCAGCCCAGTTTTGGTTGCTTTTGGCCTTTGGGGTTTTCTTGACTAAGGCTCGTAGTAGCCCGTCGGGGTAG
- a CDS encoding LemA family protein produces MLTTYIILGVLVLVVGFLWMTYNSLIVARNRVTESYSGIDVQLKRRTDLIPNLLETVKGYAKHEKEVFENVTKARSALMSAGNPKEAGEASNMLTGALKSLFAVAEAYPELKASENFKELQQELSDTETKIAASRQFYNANVLDYNTKTQVFPTVLIAGVFGFKTTEFFAASEEEKKPVAVKF; encoded by the coding sequence ATGCTAACTACGTACATAATTTTAGGGGTTTTAGTACTGGTTGTTGGTTTTCTTTGGATGACTTACAACAGCCTGATTGTAGCCAGAAACAGGGTTACTGAAAGCTATAGCGGTATTGATGTTCAGCTCAAAAGAAGAACAGACCTTATTCCTAATTTGCTTGAAACCGTGAAGGGTTACGCCAAGCACGAAAAGGAAGTTTTTGAAAATGTAACCAAAGCAAGAAGTGCTTTGATGAGTGCGGGTAATCCCAAAGAGGCAGGGGAAGCAAGCAACATGTTGACCGGAGCTTTGAAATCTCTTTTTGCCGTCGCTGAGGCTTACCCAGAACTAAAGGCCTCTGAGAATTTTAAAGAACTACAGCAAGAACTCTCAGACACAGAAACGAAAATTGCTGCCAGCCGACAGTTCTACAACGCTAATGTACTTGATTACAACACCAAGACACAAGTTTTCCCAACTGTCCTAATCGCCGGGGTCTTTGGATTTAAGACCACCGAATTCTTTGCAGCTTCTGAAGAAGAGAAGAAGCCTGTTGCAGTCAAGTTCTGA
- a CDS encoding M48 family metalloprotease, whose amino-acid sequence MAQILTAYNQIDNNKRKTWVLMLFFTTFVVAVAFVLTRALGYDNPTALGFTGIFLIIAGVMNFASYYWSDKIILALSAATPVDEKNNRELYRVVENLCIAAGLPKPKIYTIEDSAPNAFATGRDPKHAVLCFTTGILQKLDKLELEGVAAHELSHVGNYDTRLMAVVTILVGLVALLADVFFRMTWLGQHRNNDERNGVGAILFVVGIILALLSPLIAQVIQLAISRRREFLADSSGVLLTRYPEGLAKALLKISGDKEPLEVANKGTAHLYIVNPLKGGHGGGVGWFASLFNTHPPIEERVKALRAMEVGQ is encoded by the coding sequence ATGGCTCAAATTCTGACCGCCTACAATCAAATTGATAACAACAAACGCAAAACTTGGGTTTTGATGCTTTTCTTTACCACTTTTGTGGTTGCTGTCGCTTTTGTATTGACTCGAGCTTTGGGCTATGACAACCCAACTGCCTTGGGCTTCACCGGAATCTTTTTAATCATCGCTGGGGTGATGAATTTTGCCTCCTACTACTGGTCGGACAAGATCATCCTAGCTCTTTCGGCGGCTACCCCGGTTGATGAGAAAAACAACCGCGAGCTTTATCGAGTGGTGGAAAACCTCTGCATTGCTGCCGGGCTGCCAAAACCGAAGATTTACACCATTGAGGACAGCGCTCCCAATGCCTTTGCAACTGGGAGGGATCCAAAGCATGCAGTGCTTTGTTTTACTACTGGAATTTTGCAAAAACTTGATAAGCTAGAACTTGAAGGTGTGGCGGCCCACGAGCTGTCTCACGTCGGCAACTATGACACCCGTTTGATGGCAGTAGTGACGATACTGGTCGGTTTGGTCGCTTTGCTTGCCGATGTCTTTTTCAGAATGACTTGGTTGGGTCAGCACCGAAACAACGATGAAAGAAACGGAGTCGGTGCTATCTTGTTTGTCGTCGGTATCATTTTGGCCCTTCTCTCCCCTCTAATCGCGCAAGTGATTCAACTGGCAATTTCCCGGCGTAGGGAGTTTTTGGCGGATAGTAGTGGGGTTTTGCTGACTCGCTATCCTGAGGGATTAGCCAAAGCCTTGCTCAAAATCTCTGGCGACAAAGAACCCCTTGAAGTGGCCAACAAAGGTACAGCCCATCTTTATATCGTCAACCCCTTGAAGGGTGGTCACGGTGGGGGAGTCGGTTGGTTTGCCAGTTTGTTCAACACCCATCCACCGATCGAAGAAAGAGTCAAAGCTCTACGAGCAATGGAGGTAGGCCAGTAA
- the gatC gene encoding Asp-tRNA(Asn)/Glu-tRNA(Gln) amidotransferase subunit GatC, translating into MEKISQEDVKHVAKLASLSLSEKEIELYTQQLSEVIDYNMGELKKVDTNKIEPITNITGLEDILAEDEVEPGLTQEEALANSKETHNGFFKVKAVL; encoded by the coding sequence ATGGAAAAAATTAGTCAAGAAGATGTAAAACACGTAGCTAAACTGGCTAGTCTTTCCCTTTCGGAAAAAGAAATTGAGCTTTACACCCAGCAACTCTCCGAAGTGATTGATTACAATATGGGTGAGTTAAAAAAGGTAGACACGAACAAGATAGAACCGATAACCAATATAACCGGCTTAGAGGATATTTTAGCTGAAGATGAGGTGGAGCCTGGTTTAACCCAAGAAGAAGCTTTAGCAAACTCCAAGGAGACCCACAACGGCTTTTTCAAAGTAAAAGCGGTACTTTAG